In one Trichlorobacter lovleyi SZ genomic region, the following are encoded:
- the resB gene encoding cytochrome c biogenesis protein ResB, which produces MTTEHRSVSDKVMQTLASLRLTMAVLILLALVSIIGTVIPQGQLPPEYVASIGGEQGNRFRLYALLGFFDMYHAWWFQGLLALLSINLLACTIKRLPHVWRIATRPDITLSSAQEAAATCSAVLTVPESVDRARLTAAIAAVAGKPVLTEKDHELHLFVQQRPWARLAVYGVHASVILIFIGAIIGNIFGFKGFVAIPEGSTVSSFTDRKGQQRPLGFELRCDQFTVSFYDAPGGGPSQMPKEFKSILTLTENGKEIPGYKHARLIVNDPLTYKGITFYQSSYGTTGNHTFTVGTTRLTVGSEETAHLPDGSSMHLIEAVQDVSPFLPGKTGPAARIDVHPANGGAAVTLLSLANYPEENRREAAKHNLPVITYQGGTERPYTGLQVNKDPGVWVVWIGSLLMCVGLYVAFFLPHQRIWFRFGQGRLVIAGHTTKSQAAFRQRIERIEQQLKATLQQEETR; this is translated from the coding sequence ATGACGACTGAACACCGTTCGGTCAGCGACAAGGTCATGCAGACCCTTGCCTCGCTGCGCCTGACCATGGCTGTACTGATTCTGCTGGCCCTGGTTTCCATCATCGGGACCGTTATTCCCCAGGGGCAACTGCCCCCTGAATATGTCGCATCCATCGGCGGTGAACAGGGCAACCGTTTCCGCCTCTATGCCTTGCTCGGCTTCTTTGACATGTACCACGCCTGGTGGTTTCAGGGGCTTTTGGCCCTGCTGTCGATCAACCTGCTGGCCTGCACCATCAAACGACTGCCCCATGTCTGGCGGATCGCCACCAGACCGGACATCACCCTCAGCAGCGCCCAGGAAGCAGCCGCCACCTGCAGCGCTGTTTTAACCGTCCCGGAATCTGTTGACCGTGCCAGACTGACCGCAGCGATCGCTGCCGTTGCAGGCAAACCGGTACTGACCGAAAAGGATCATGAACTGCACCTGTTTGTGCAGCAGCGCCCCTGGGCCAGACTGGCGGTCTATGGCGTACATGCCAGCGTGATCCTGATCTTCATTGGCGCCATTATCGGTAATATCTTCGGTTTCAAGGGCTTTGTGGCCATACCGGAAGGCAGTACCGTCTCCAGCTTCACCGACCGCAAAGGGCAGCAGCGGCCGCTCGGTTTTGAGCTGCGCTGCGACCAGTTTACGGTCAGTTTCTATGATGCCCCCGGTGGCGGCCCCAGTCAGATGCCCAAAGAGTTCAAGAGCATCCTGACTCTTACCGAGAATGGCAAGGAGATTCCCGGCTACAAACATGCCCGCCTGATCGTCAACGATCCGTTGACCTACAAGGGGATCACCTTTTATCAGTCCAGTTACGGCACCACTGGTAACCACACCTTTACCGTCGGTACCACACGCCTGACGGTCGGCAGTGAAGAAACCGCCCATCTGCCGGACGGCAGCAGCATGCACCTGATTGAGGCGGTACAGGATGTCTCGCCATTCCTGCCGGGCAAGACCGGACCGGCGGCCAGGATTGACGTGCATCCCGCCAATGGCGGCGCAGCAGTGACCTTGTTGAGCCTTGCCAACTACCCTGAAGAGAACAGACGTGAGGCAGCCAAACACAACCTGCCGGTCATCACCTACCAGGGTGGCACCGAACGCCCGTATACCGGCCTGCAGGTCAACAAGGACCCCGGTGTCTGGGTGGTCTGGATCGGCAGCCTGCTGATGTGCGTCGGGCTGTATGTAGCCTTTTTCCTGCCGCACCAGCGGATCTGGTTCAGATTTGGCCAGGGCAGACTGGTGATTGCCGGTCATACCACCAAGTCCCAGGCAGCCTTCCGTCAGCGCATTGAGCGGATCGAACAACAACTGAAGGCAACACTGCAGCAGGAGGAGACACGATGA
- a CDS encoding TerC family protein: MSPTTIMWIVFAALISFMLVIDLSLNRKSGRVSFKKAATWTVVWMLLALLFGGGIWYTMGQQKALEFLTGYLIEQSLSVDNLFVFIMIFTVFGVRGELQAKVLKWGILGAIVMRLVFIFIGAALLKEFQWLFYIFGALLVYTAWKMAFSGDDEIEPDKNPLVKLARRFLPMTKRIRGDWFITRRMQLWIASPLFMVLLVVESSDLVFAMDSIPAIFAITLDPFIVLTSNVFAIMGLRSLFFLLSNLMGMFAYLKFGIALILAFVGVKMILMMLGFHIPISLSLAVIVVTLAIAVVASLLLRKPETDELLETA; the protein is encoded by the coding sequence ATGTCACCTACCACCATCATGTGGATCGTCTTTGCAGCCCTGATCAGCTTTATGCTGGTCATAGACCTGAGCCTGAACCGCAAGAGCGGCCGGGTCAGCTTCAAAAAAGCAGCCACCTGGACCGTGGTCTGGATGCTTCTGGCTCTGCTGTTCGGTGGCGGAATCTGGTACACCATGGGCCAGCAGAAGGCACTGGAGTTTCTGACCGGCTACCTGATTGAACAGTCGCTCTCAGTGGACAACCTGTTTGTCTTCATCATGATCTTCACGGTCTTCGGGGTACGGGGTGAACTGCAGGCCAAGGTTTTGAAATGGGGTATTCTGGGTGCCATCGTAATGCGGCTGGTCTTCATCTTCATCGGCGCAGCACTGCTGAAAGAGTTCCAATGGCTTTTCTATATCTTTGGCGCACTACTGGTCTACACCGCCTGGAAGATGGCCTTCAGCGGCGATGACGAGATTGAGCCGGACAAGAACCCGCTGGTCAAGCTGGCCCGCCGCTTCCTGCCGATGACCAAGCGGATCCGTGGCGACTGGTTTATTACCCGTCGCATGCAGCTCTGGATTGCCAGTCCACTCTTCATGGTACTGCTGGTGGTGGAGAGCAGCGACCTGGTCTTTGCCATGGACTCGATTCCGGCCATCTTTGCCATTACCCTGGACCCGTTTATCGTACTGACCTCCAACGTCTTTGCCATCATGGGACTCAGATCGCTCTTCTTTCTGCTCTCGAACCTGATGGGGATGTTTGCCTACCTGAAGTTCGGCATCGCCCTGATCCTGGCCTTTGTGGGGGTCAAGATGATCCTGATGATGCTGGGGTTCCATATTCCGATCAGTCTGTCACTGGCAGTGATTGTGGTGACCCTGGCGATCGCAGTGGTTGCCTCACTACTTTTACGGAAACCGGAAACCGATGAGTTGCTGGAAACAGCTTGA